The genome window TGCAGGATTCAAGGCATCAGTCACATAGATGGGTTCGGTGGGATAGCGATTTTCGCCCAAATCAGTTTCTGTGAGATTACCAGTTTGGTTGTCGAAACGTGCGATCGCGCCCAAAATTTCTTTACCAATATCCGCCCCTTCCCGAAATACTGATAGATAGGTATGAGGCGAAGCTTTCCCCACGTATTGCTGAGGAACCAGCGGAAATTCGCCGGGTCGATTTAACAATTCTTGCACAGAAATTGCTTTGCCCGTTTGCGGATTTAATCCTACTTGGTACAGCGTTGGTTTAGCAGGTGTGTGAGTTTCGCCACTCGCTATTTCCTTGAGATACTGATTCGTCTGAAAATCTTTATAGCGTGCAAAATCTACAATAACCATCCCATCAGCATCAACATAACCATTGCTAAAATGCCACTGATACCAAGGATCGGTTTCGCTACGGCTCACCACAGATAAGGTGTTGCGATCAACAACTAAAATCTGAGTACCGAGTTTAGGTTGCCACTCTAGCGAATCGCTATAGCTACTGATTCCCGCCAACACCGGGAGGGCTTTTAATCGCACTGGGGGAATAAAAAACACCAGATATTGCCCTGCCAAGACAAAATCATGCACTAAGGGGATACCATCAAGCTGAACTTCCCCCTTTTGCAGAATCTTGCCAGTAGAGTCGCTTTTATAGATATTCAGCTTGCCGTTCATTCCAGCGGCGATACCAAAGTTAAAAATTTCGCCTGTTTGAGGATCGCGCTTGGGGTGAGCTGAATAAGGCGCTCCCGCATCCAATGCAGCTAAATCATCTAATCCCGAAGTTTCCAAAGTTTGTAGGTCAAGGGCGTGCGGTTGCCCACCTTCCCAAAGTGCTAAGAGTTTATCAGGCAGCGCCAGGACTGAGGTATTGGCGGCGTTTTTGATGGGTTTGAGCCATTGATTCCAGATTGGCCCTGGTGCGGTCATGCCATAGTTGCCATAGAGGAATTTACCGGCTGCGGTTTCCTCTTTATATCCTTCTGTTTGCACGTAGCGATAGAGTCCGGTAGCGCCGTCACCTGTGAAATGCACTCGCAAAATTGCCCCATCGCCATCAAACCAGTGTCCCACGCGACCCGAAGGTTGGCGTTCTAAGCGTCCAGGGCCATTGCGATACAGCGTACCCCGCAACCCTTCCGGTATTTTGCCCGAAAGCAGTGGTAAAGGGGTGAGGGGAAATTCTTTTGCTGGCGGGATGAGGGCTTTCGCCCAAGCTTTCTGTGTTGATGGTTTAGTGGCAGTTGTCATTGTTGAGCGATATTAAGCACGTTCTCTCTTTATTT of Funiculus sociatus GB2-C1 contains these proteins:
- a CDS encoding carotenoid oxygenase family protein, coding for MTTATKPSTQKAWAKALIPPAKEFPLTPLPLLSGKIPEGLRGTLYRNGPGRLERQPSGRVGHWFDGDGAILRVHFTGDGATGLYRYVQTEGYKEETAAGKFLYGNYGMTAPGPIWNQWLKPIKNAANTSVLALPDKLLALWEGGQPHALDLQTLETSGLDDLAALDAGAPYSAHPKRDPQTGEIFNFGIAAGMNGKLNIYKSDSTGKILQKGEVQLDGIPLVHDFVLAGQYLVFFIPPVRLKALPVLAGISSYSDSLEWQPKLGTQILVVDRNTLSVVSRSETDPWYQWHFSNGYVDADGMVIVDFARYKDFQTNQYLKEIASGETHTPAKPTLYQVGLNPQTGKAISVQELLNRPGEFPLVPQQYVGKASPHTYLSVFREGADIGKEILGAIARFDNQTGNLTETDLGENRYPTEPIYVTDALNPAQGWVLTVVYDGNSDTSEVWVMDSDRLDDQPVCRLALPSVVPMGFHGTWKPA